One part of the Terrimicrobium sacchariphilum genome encodes these proteins:
- a CDS encoding response regulator: protein MSTSLDLPRILMIDDEPDLPQIVENLLVDICTVEGYPTGELGIEAAARKIFPVAIVDLQIKSPQGSQVLQGIEIMESIRRSSPFTQIIILTANASMESAISAVNQGAFQYLVKPFLRAPLRKTISEALKAYEAALLADERLSLTNGHFQSFGLTPRLADIAEGILDGQTNEEIAKRLKIADRTVEKHVERLLAHFGIHSRFLLESKLIKMLRQLRKSDSWSFTRGEYQRSEPDGDV from the coding sequence ATGTCCACTTCTCTCGATCTCCCGCGCATTTTGATGATCGATGATGAGCCCGACCTGCCTCAGATCGTTGAGAACCTCCTTGTGGATATTTGCACCGTGGAAGGATACCCCACCGGAGAGCTCGGCATCGAGGCGGCTGCGAGGAAAATTTTCCCTGTTGCGATAGTCGATCTTCAAATCAAAAGTCCCCAGGGATCGCAAGTCCTCCAGGGGATAGAGATCATGGAGTCCATCCGACGATCTTCGCCCTTCACACAGATCATCATCCTTACCGCCAACGCCTCCATGGAATCGGCCATCTCGGCGGTAAACCAAGGCGCGTTTCAGTACCTCGTGAAGCCTTTTCTCCGTGCTCCGCTGCGCAAGACCATCTCGGAAGCCCTGAAGGCGTATGAAGCCGCCTTGCTGGCCGATGAACGGCTTTCGCTGACCAACGGTCATTTCCAGTCCTTCGGCCTCACTCCTCGTCTGGCCGACATTGCCGAAGGCATCCTCGACGGGCAGACCAATGAGGAGATCGCAAAAAGGCTCAAGATCGCCGACCGCACCGTGGAAAAGCACGTGGAGCGCCTGCTCGCCCACTTTGGCATACACAGCCGTTTCCTGCTGGAGTCCAAACTGATCAAGATGCTCCGCCAATTGCGAAAAAGCGACTCCTGGTCGTTCACGCGAGGGGAATACCAGCGAAGCGAGCCAGACGGAGACGTCTAG
- a CDS encoding Gfo/Idh/MocA family protein has protein sequence MKPRIALVGVSGFAGVYYEDLVTRAAAGGLDLVAATVINQEAEPLKCAGLRRAGCRIYSRYEDMLEAEGGRVDLCIIPTGIHLHAPMTLAALEVGWNVLLEKPAAATIAEVEQMKLAEARSGRFVAVAYQHMYAPETMLLKRALCEGLVGELQAVKCLGLWPRDGAYYCRNDWAGRIRVKGRWVLDAPFNNALAHWLNLMIFFTGEKVLRAGSPVSLEAELYRARQIESCDTACFRIGTDSGADVYFWVGHSCARELGPVMEIRGSAGAVRWAGKQIVHRDAKGERIFASCSDSSALRKYLLDAVLARLRDEPVFLCDLDIAGQQTVISNTAFEIAQIHSIEGEYLIPTPEQPGELHIGGIEQQSIRAFAEEKMWSELSTGWTKPPTRTVFAPAIEPAPLVSLVS, from the coding sequence ATGAAACCGCGTATCGCTCTTGTCGGCGTATCTGGATTCGCCGGGGTCTATTACGAGGACCTGGTGACAAGAGCCGCCGCAGGGGGGCTCGATCTGGTCGCAGCCACCGTGATCAATCAAGAGGCAGAGCCCCTGAAATGTGCGGGACTCAGGCGGGCGGGATGTCGGATTTACTCCCGGTATGAGGACATGCTGGAGGCCGAGGGGGGGCGGGTCGACCTCTGCATCATCCCCACGGGCATCCATCTCCACGCGCCAATGACACTGGCGGCCCTCGAGGTGGGGTGGAACGTGCTGCTCGAGAAGCCGGCCGCGGCGACCATCGCCGAGGTTGAGCAAATGAAGCTCGCGGAGGCCCGGAGCGGACGGTTTGTGGCGGTGGCGTACCAGCATATGTATGCGCCGGAAACGATGTTGCTGAAACGTGCTCTGTGCGAAGGACTCGTGGGAGAGCTCCAGGCGGTAAAATGTCTGGGACTCTGGCCGAGGGACGGGGCGTATTACTGCCGCAATGATTGGGCGGGGCGCATTCGGGTCAAAGGGCGATGGGTCCTTGATGCGCCATTTAACAACGCGCTGGCGCATTGGCTGAACCTCATGATCTTTTTTACCGGAGAGAAGGTTTTGCGTGCGGGCTCTCCCGTTTCACTCGAGGCGGAGTTGTATCGCGCCCGGCAGATTGAGAGTTGCGACACGGCGTGTTTTCGGATCGGAACGGACTCTGGCGCCGATGTCTATTTTTGGGTGGGGCATAGCTGTGCCCGGGAGTTGGGACCGGTGATGGAGATCCGCGGATCGGCGGGTGCTGTTCGCTGGGCTGGCAAGCAGATCGTTCATCGGGATGCGAAGGGGGAGCGCATTTTTGCCTCGTGCAGTGATTCTTCCGCACTGCGCAAGTATCTTCTGGACGCAGTCCTGGCCCGCTTGCGAGATGAACCGGTTTTTTTGTGTGATCTCGACATTGCCGGCCAACAAACGGTGATTTCCAATACGGCTTTCGAAATAGCCCAGATTCACTCCATCGAGGGCGAGTATCTCATCCCTACTCCAGAGCAACCCGGAGAGCTTCACATCGGCGGCATCGAGCAGCAAAGCATACGGGCTTTTGCGGAGGAGAAGATGTGGAGCGAACTATCGACAGGCTGGACCAAGCCCCCGACCAGGACAGTCTTTGCTCCTGCCATCGAACCGGCGCCCCTCGTATCGCTGGTTTCTTAG
- a CDS encoding rhamnogalacturonan acetylesterase, whose translation MTFFRCLGACAGIFLLSTSVPMGAKAETVVVLVGDSTVADWAKEKPARGWGQLLPEYLVEDSRVMNLAVCGASTKTFPDTGNWQKAVGSGAKYMLIQFGHNDSHAPDKPESTKADGEFTANLERFITEARHAGITPVLVTPVHRRMYGADGKPSTELAPYAAATRKVAEKMNVPLIDLYAVSGEYFEKIGESGSVGITVSDTDRSHFTEQGARQIAGFVAAGLKDTSPETAQLVKP comes from the coding sequence ATGACATTTTTCAGATGCCTTGGAGCATGCGCTGGGATCTTCCTGCTCTCGACGAGTGTTCCAATGGGAGCAAAGGCGGAGACCGTGGTGGTATTGGTGGGGGATTCCACGGTGGCAGATTGGGCGAAGGAAAAGCCTGCCCGGGGATGGGGGCAGCTATTGCCGGAATATCTTGTGGAGGATTCCCGAGTCATGAACCTGGCCGTCTGTGGGGCCAGCACCAAGACATTCCCGGATACGGGAAACTGGCAAAAGGCCGTGGGCAGCGGAGCGAAATACATGCTTATCCAGTTTGGGCACAATGACTCCCACGCGCCGGACAAACCCGAGTCCACCAAGGCGGATGGGGAGTTCACCGCGAACCTCGAGCGATTTATCACCGAAGCCAGGCATGCCGGAATCACACCGGTCCTGGTGACGCCGGTGCATCGCCGGATGTATGGCGCGGATGGCAAACCCTCCACGGAATTGGCGCCATATGCAGCCGCGACGAGAAAGGTGGCCGAAAAGATGAATGTGCCCCTCATCGATCTCTATGCAGTCAGCGGCGAGTATTTCGAGAAAATCGGGGAGTCAGGCTCCGTGGGTATTACCGTATCGGACACGGACCGATCACATTTCACCGAGCAGGGGGCGCGGCAGATAGCCGGGTTTGTGGCTGCGGGACTCAAGGACACGTCGCCAGAAACGGCTCAACTGGTTAAGCCATGA
- a CDS encoding LacI family DNA-binding transcriptional regulator produces the protein MRINQAKIANELGVSVITVSRALRNHPDLAEATKERILEKARELGYTRLRTPKPSSTLRRAAVVFYGASQVDPLASGVRRLIFFGLHQQCKALNTETAIEMPSMSEVPAAVRNRSVEAVFLFGRYTAETVRSLGDIPAIAVSSYSEGIDLPRITADNFGGMRDAVNHLVEHGHRRVLFIREEEPLTQIFLERERGYEWVMRKNGLPVEVATWNLETDPRPAVLESLPKGSAIAFASDSLAGAAMDYFESKGWELPRDCSMVSFDDTAPASRRLTSFSPDWTLMGKMAADLLLAWPGLPRRTPVEVRVPGRLSVKGSVVSV, from the coding sequence ATGCGGATCAATCAGGCAAAGATTGCCAACGAGTTGGGAGTGTCGGTGATTACGGTTTCGCGGGCGTTGCGGAACCATCCCGATCTGGCGGAGGCTACGAAGGAGCGCATCCTGGAAAAGGCTCGCGAACTCGGCTACACCCGTCTTCGCACGCCAAAGCCGTCGTCCACACTGCGGCGGGCGGCGGTTGTATTCTATGGAGCCTCCCAGGTTGATCCGCTGGCTTCCGGAGTGAGGCGGCTCATTTTTTTCGGTCTGCATCAGCAGTGCAAGGCGCTCAACACCGAGACGGCGATTGAGATGCCCTCGATGTCGGAGGTGCCGGCTGCTGTGCGTAACCGTAGCGTGGAGGCGGTTTTCCTTTTCGGGCGCTACACGGCGGAAACCGTGCGGAGTCTCGGGGACATCCCCGCGATAGCCGTGAGCAGCTACTCGGAAGGCATTGATCTTCCGCGTATTACGGCAGATAACTTTGGGGGCATGAGGGATGCGGTGAACCATCTTGTGGAGCATGGGCACCGCCGGGTGCTGTTCATCCGCGAGGAGGAGCCGCTAACCCAGATCTTTCTGGAGCGAGAGAGAGGTTACGAGTGGGTCATGCGGAAGAATGGACTGCCCGTGGAAGTTGCCACATGGAATCTCGAAACCGATCCCCGGCCCGCAGTCCTGGAGAGTCTTCCCAAGGGTTCGGCGATTGCATTTGCGAGTGACAGTCTGGCTGGTGCGGCGATGGATTACTTCGAATCCAAGGGTTGGGAGCTGCCTCGGGATTGCAGCATGGTTTCCTTTGATGATACGGCTCCTGCTTCCCGGAGATTAACATCCTTTTCCCCAGACTGGACCCTGATGGGAAAAATGGCGGCCGACCTGTTGCTCGCCTGGCCCGGTCTGCCGCGCCGCACTCCGGTGGAGGTTCGCGTGCCTGGGCGGTTATCTGTCAAAGGATCGGTAGTTTCCGTCTAG
- a CDS encoding PEP-CTERM sorting domain-containing protein (PEP-CTERM proteins occur, often in large numbers, in the proteomes of bacteria that also encode an exosortase, a predicted intramembrane cysteine proteinase. The presence of a PEP-CTERM domain at a protein's C-terminus predicts cleavage within the sorting domain, followed by covalent anchoring to some some component of the (usually Gram-negative) cell surface. Many PEP-CTERM proteins exhibit an unusual sequence composition that includes large numbers of potential glycosylation sites. Expression of one such protein has been shown restore the ability of a bacterium to form floc, a type of biofilm.): MKITLLKTIILAVSVFGIATSPAATILFTDTLPTSDVIRSNTGAKTGDIQVRNYGSTPTSNNRWVGVGFSTISAISLDKVTFFIASNGTPTATALGASMTISIVSLASLTASPSAPFTPLYSESATVPTTYNNESYITFDLASSYSLSANSYYGVLVSFDTNANNRAMNFTQVSSTGGKSGIGDTFYTADQGATYTNNTAALNFVAQSVPEPSTTALLAIVGGAAIASIYRSRRRSAKA, from the coding sequence ATGAAAATCACCCTCCTGAAGACAATCATTTTGGCCGTTTCTGTTTTCGGAATCGCCACCTCCCCCGCAGCAACCATCCTTTTTACCGATACACTCCCCACCTCGGACGTGATCCGGTCCAACACCGGCGCGAAAACCGGCGACATTCAGGTGCGAAACTATGGATCAACGCCCACCAGTAATAATCGGTGGGTCGGCGTTGGCTTTTCCACGATATCCGCAATCAGCCTGGATAAGGTGACGTTCTTTATCGCCTCCAATGGCACCCCCACCGCCACGGCACTGGGGGCGAGCATGACGATTTCCATTGTGTCCCTTGCCAGCTTGACCGCCTCCCCGTCGGCTCCCTTCACTCCGCTCTATTCCGAATCCGCAACGGTCCCGACCACCTACAACAACGAAAGCTACATAACCTTCGATCTTGCGAGTTCTTACTCACTTTCCGCCAACAGCTATTACGGAGTACTCGTCTCCTTCGATACCAACGCCAATAACAGGGCGATGAACTTTACCCAAGTGTCCAGCACCGGCGGAAAGTCGGGCATCGGCGACACCTTCTACACGGCAGATCAGGGCGCGACCTACACCAACAACACCGCCGCACTGAACTTCGTGGCTCAATCCGTCCCGGAACCATCGACCACGGCGCTACTCGCCATCGTCGGAGGAGCCGCCATCGCGAGCATCTATCGCTCCCGCAGGCGTTCTGCGAAAGCTTAA